The Thalassolituus oleivorans MIL-1 genome includes the window ATGACGTCGATAAAATGGAAGTGGCGATTGATCGCGAATGTACGCAAATTCTTGTGCGCCGCCAACCGGCGGCTTCTGATTTGCGTATGGTGCTTGCCGTTTCTCGTGTTGTACGTGACCTTGAGCGTATGGGCGATGAAGCGAGTAAAATTGCGATCCATACGTTAGAAGTTAGCGATGCAAAAAACCCACAGCTGTGTCAGCAAGCGATGCGCTATATGGGAACCGAAGTTGTAAAAATGATTGCCGGTGCCCTAGACGCTTTTGCTCGCCATGACGTTGATGGTGCCATTGAAGTCGTTCGTAATGATAAGTTAGTGGATAAGCAATATGCTTCGGCATTACGTGAATTGATTACTTACATGATGGAAGATCCCCGCTCTATTGGCCAAGCGATCAGTATTTTGTGGATTTTGCGCGCCATCGAACGCATCGGTGACCATGCACGTAATATTTCAGAGCAAGTTATCTATTTAGTGAGTGGTGCTGACGTACGTCATAGCTCGCTGACTGAAATTGAAGAACAAGCGCACAAAGAAGCAAAAGAATAAGACTTTTTGCGTCTATGACTTAGTTGAAGACGTAATATTCTAGAGTTTCCCCTGTTTAAGTTGACGCCACTCACCGAGTGGCGTTTTTTATTGTGTTCCCGCCTATTCAATTCTTGATCTCCAGCTACACTCATAATGCTCTGCATTTCATGAAATTGTCATCGAACAGTCATATTTTGGGTTTATGTCATATTTCTGTAATAAA containing:
- the phoU gene encoding phosphate signaling complex protein PhoU; this encodes MEMNFNQHISGQFNADLEAIRSHMMSMGGLVERQVANAIEAICNGDTRIADDVIRREDDVDKMEVAIDRECTQILVRRQPAASDLRMVLAVSRVVRDLERMGDEASKIAIHTLEVSDAKNPQLCQQAMRYMGTEVVKMIAGALDAFARHDVDGAIEVVRNDKLVDKQYASALRELITYMMEDPRSIGQAISILWILRAIERIGDHARNISEQVIYLVSGADVRHSSLTEIEEQAHKEAKE